Proteins from one Panicum virgatum strain AP13 chromosome 7K, P.virgatum_v5, whole genome shotgun sequence genomic window:
- the LOC120642971 gene encoding uncharacterized protein LOC120642971 — protein MDRRVCASLLVLVGVLLALAGPVAGGMKATFAGGAGGRDAVAVLRRLMSTRLEDGVVPELTVDLELHRRVLAGAIKPPVFIPDRPACPRSCPAPGGPYSGRGCKAIYQCPH, from the coding sequence ATGGATAGGAGGGTGTGCGCTTCCTTGCTCGTGCTCGTCGGCGTCCTACTCGCTCTGGCAggccccgtcgccggcgggaTGAAGGCAACGTTCGCAGGCGGTGCAGGGGGCAGGGACGCGGTGGCGGTGCTGCGGCGGCTGATGTCGACGAGGCTGGAGGATGGCGTCGTGCCGGAGCTCACGGTGGACCTGGAGCTGCACCGCCGCGTCCTGGCCGGCGCCATCAAACCGCCGGTCTTCATCCCCGACCGCCCGGCCTGCCCGCGGTCGTGCCCGGCGCCCGGGGGGCCGTACAGCGGACGAGGCTGCAAGGCCATATACCAGTGCCCTCACTGA